A part of Citrifermentans bremense genomic DNA contains:
- a CDS encoding carbonic anhydrase, with amino-acid sequence MKSSKLAGRIAALATALAATAGIAFASGAAAGVSADEALQKLIDGNNRYVESKMKSSALCDATARGKLAKGQQPYAIILSCSDSRVPPEIVFDQALGEVFVIRVAGNVADPLVLGSVEYAAEHLHPPLVMVLGHERCGAVTATVGAKGKAEGNIGAIVKAIEPAAKKAKAKYKGKSKEEIIECAAEINAKDVAADLTRKSKVVAHMVKEGKLKIVSAKYDLDDGKVTILK; translated from the coding sequence ATGAAAAGCAGCAAGTTAGCAGGCAGGATCGCAGCGCTGGCAACGGCGCTGGCAGCAACGGCAGGGATAGCTTTCGCCTCGGGCGCGGCTGCAGGGGTCAGCGCCGACGAAGCGCTGCAGAAGCTGATCGACGGCAACAACCGCTACGTGGAAAGCAAGATGAAGTCGTCGGCCCTTTGCGACGCCACCGCCCGCGGCAAGCTGGCCAAGGGACAGCAGCCGTACGCCATCATCCTCTCCTGCTCAGACTCCCGGGTCCCGCCAGAGATCGTCTTCGACCAGGCCCTGGGCGAGGTGTTCGTGATCCGCGTGGCCGGAAACGTGGCTGACCCGCTGGTCCTGGGAAGCGTCGAGTATGCGGCGGAACACCTGCACCCTCCGCTTGTCATGGTGCTTGGGCACGAGCGCTGCGGTGCGGTGACGGCAACCGTCGGGGCCAAAGGAAAGGCCGAGGGGAACATCGGGGCCATCGTAAAGGCCATCGAACCGGCAGCCAAGAAGGCCAAGGCCAAGTACAAAGGGAAATCCAAAGAGGAAATCATCGAGTGCGCCGCTGAAATCAACGCGAAGGACGTGGCTGCCGACCTGACCAGGAAATCCAAGGTCGTCGCCCACATGGTAAAGGAAGGGAAGCTGAAGATCGTCTCCGCCAAGTACGACCTGGACGACGGCAAGGTCACCATCCTCAAATAG
- a CDS encoding DUF309 domain-containing protein translates to MPCRANAPPGELVKAVEEFNRGEWFECHETLEELWVGEKGELRDFYQGVLQIAVALHHWRNGNFKGALILLQGGGECLRRVSSVCLELDVARLQKDAARFLDELSALGEGRMAEVNPGLVPRLHLLS, encoded by the coding sequence GTGCCATGCCGCGCAAATGCGCCCCCCGGCGAACTGGTCAAGGCGGTAGAGGAATTCAACCGCGGGGAATGGTTCGAGTGCCACGAGACGCTGGAAGAGCTCTGGGTGGGGGAGAAGGGGGAGCTTAGGGATTTCTACCAGGGGGTGCTGCAGATCGCGGTCGCGCTGCATCACTGGCGTAACGGCAACTTCAAGGGGGCCCTGATCCTGCTGCAGGGGGGCGGCGAATGCCTGAGGCGGGTGTCGTCTGTCTGTCTTGAGCTCGACGTGGCGCGGCTTCAAAAGGACGCCGCAAGGTTCCTTGACGAGCTATCCGCGCTGGGCGAGGGGCGCATGGCCGAGGTGAATCCGGGCCTGGTGCCGAGGCTGCATCTCCTTTCCTGA
- a CDS encoding pilus assembly protein TadG-related protein yields the protein MDTSYVTIMLVVFLVLTGLAIDIGYMYVSDEDLQHTAEMSALTGAESLKKRLLVQAQQSPEKLAQVSADPVQSAARSTAVDTATGKHSASALVALLNDNGNALSENNDITVGFWNMSSRSYTPGGTPVNAMQVRARRTAESSSVGLGSLGTFVAKISGTASFGSTPVAVAALVPGTRSNIAICAAACDPSCSYPDVCSVQERRMSHLPWDPNVKSTSANRYLYTSLLHPVTITNTMSDLVCQEMPVQEVCGLPIFTAAMKDDAILRDLKAMMYDPKVDSPNKEYDQNGRLAGWWVVVPAADCGGGQAGEAFEPRTVVKYSLVRISRICVGGEPGCGKTSGRADQPAISCAPGGEGLYIDRISCVGCDNASKRQFFGLRPVLVN from the coding sequence ATGGATACTTCCTACGTCACCATCATGCTGGTGGTCTTTCTCGTGCTGACCGGTCTCGCCATAGACATCGGCTACATGTACGTAAGCGACGAGGACCTGCAGCATACCGCGGAAATGTCAGCCTTGACCGGAGCCGAGTCGCTCAAAAAGCGTCTGCTGGTCCAGGCGCAGCAGTCCCCGGAAAAGCTGGCGCAGGTCTCCGCCGACCCCGTGCAGTCCGCGGCCCGCAGCACCGCCGTAGACACCGCGACCGGAAAGCACAGCGCCTCGGCCCTCGTGGCCCTCCTGAACGATAACGGCAACGCCCTCTCCGAAAACAACGACATAACCGTGGGCTTCTGGAACATGAGCAGCCGCAGTTACACCCCGGGGGGAACCCCGGTGAACGCGATGCAGGTGCGGGCGCGACGCACTGCCGAAAGCAGCTCCGTAGGCCTTGGCAGCCTCGGCACTTTCGTCGCCAAGATAAGCGGCACCGCCTCCTTCGGTTCCACGCCGGTGGCCGTGGCCGCCCTGGTCCCCGGCACCCGCTCCAACATCGCCATCTGCGCCGCTGCCTGCGACCCTTCCTGCAGCTATCCCGACGTCTGCAGCGTCCAGGAACGAAGGATGAGCCACCTGCCGTGGGATCCCAATGTCAAAAGCACCAGCGCCAACCGCTACCTCTATACCTCGCTCTTGCACCCGGTCACCATCACCAACACCATGAGCGATCTGGTCTGCCAGGAGATGCCGGTGCAGGAAGTCTGCGGCCTCCCCATCTTCACCGCCGCGATGAAGGACGACGCCATCCTGCGCGACCTGAAGGCCATGATGTACGACCCGAAGGTGGACAGCCCCAACAAGGAGTACGACCAAAACGGCAGGCTCGCGGGGTGGTGGGTGGTGGTCCCTGCCGCCGATTGCGGGGGAGGGCAGGCGGGGGAGGCGTTTGAGCCGCGCACCGTGGTCAAGTACTCCCTGGTGCGCATAAGCCGGATCTGCGTCGGCGGGGAGCCCGGTTGCGGCAAGACTTCCGGGCGCGCCGACCAGCCTGCGATCTCCTGCGCCCCCGGCGGGGAAGGGCTGTACATCGACCGCATCTCCTGCGTCGGCTGCGACAACGCCTCCAAGAGGCAGTTCTTCGGGCTGCGCCCCGTCCTGGTCAACTAG